The nucleotide sequence AACCGGCGTTCACTCTTCGCTGAGCCGCCCGTTGCGCATCCGCACGAAGCGGTGGCACTGTTCCGCGAAGCGGCGTTCATGGGTGGCCAGCACGACGGCGATGCCGTCGCGCTCGGCGAGTTCCTTGATCAGAGCGAAGACCGATGATCCCGTCTCCTCGTCGAGCGAGCCGGTGGGTTCGTCGGCCAGGAGCAGCCGCGGCGAGTTCATGAGCGCGCGGCAGATGGCCGTGCGCTGGCGCTCGCCGCCGGAGAGATCCTGGATGCGATGCGTGAGCCGGTGCCCCAAACCGAGCCGCGCCGTGAGTTCGGCGATGCGCGCCTGCCGCGCGGCCGGGTCCATGCCGGTCGCCAGGGCGGGCACGGCGATGTTCTCCGCCATCGTGAGGTCGGGGATCAGGTTGTGCAGCTGGAAGACAAAGCCGAGGTGCCGGCGGCGCAGCTCGAGGCGCGCGACCTCATCCCGCGGGTCGAGCCCGCAGACGGCGAGCTCGCCCTGGTCGGGCACGTCGAGGCCGCCGAGAAGGTGCAGGAGCGTGCTCTTGCCCGAGCCGGACGAGCCCAGCAGGGCGACGAGTTCGCCAGGACGGACCTCCAGGGACACATCCTGCAGCACCTTCAGGCGGCCGCCATCGTAGCTCTTGTGGAGGTTGCGCGCCAGGACCGGGGAAATCACATCACTCATAACGCAGGGCCTCCGCCGGTTGGATGGTGGAGGCAAAACGGGCCGGGTAGATGGCGCCGAGGACCGCGGTCGCCAGGGCGGTCACCACGATGCCCACGAGCACCAGCGGCTGGACCGTG is from Lacunisphaera limnophila and encodes:
- a CDS encoding ABC transporter ATP-binding protein, whose translation is MSDVISPVLARNLHKSYDGGRLKVLQDVSLEVRPGELVALLGSSGSGKSTLLHLLGGLDVPDQGELAVCGLDPRDEVARLELRRRHLGFVFQLHNLIPDLTMAENIAVPALATGMDPAARQARIAELTARLGLGHRLTHRIQDLSGGERQRTAICRALMNSPRLLLADEPTGSLDEETGSSVFALIKELAERDGIAVVLATHERRFAEQCHRFVRMRNGRLSEE